From the Winogradskyella forsetii genome, the window AGTCAAATAATTTGAAATAGAGTCAAATTCAGCAAGTTTAAAACCGTCATCGGGATAATCTTGAGCGTCAAAAATCGGGTCGAATCCAAGTCCGTATTCAGGTTCAGATTTATAAGCATCTTCAATCATTTTTTTTAGTTCTTCTTTAAATTCTTGACTAACATCCTGATTAGAATTTACCCATTTAACGATTCCTATTTGTTCTTTCATTTTGTTACAATTCACAACATAGTCGTTGATAAATTTCAACGCAACATATGTTTTTGATGTTGTATCTTCTAATTGAACTTTAGTTTTCTCTTCGCTTAAAACGTTTTTTATTTTCGGTTCTTTCTTATTTTCAATTATAAGTCCATTATTTTCTTTGAAATCAGTTTTTTCTTTTTTGTCATTGCAACTAAAAGCTATTAGAATAAATAGAATTAAATATAAATTTTTTATCAATTTCAAATTTCAGTTCGGTTTTTCTTAAATTACACACAACGTTCTGGTATATGGCTCGTAGCGTGTAAATTAACAATTAATTTTCGGTTAAGCACGAGCCGAATTTTTTAATTTTCTTATTACCTTTTTTTATCAATAAGCCAAATTAAAAAATTTGGCGGACTTCGCAAATATGCCTGAACTTTCGATTAATCAACTAACTAGCTATGAGCTATATACGTTGTTGTGTGTAGTGCTTTCACGTAATTATTTTTTGATAATGTTCAATTCTTTTTTCCATTGTATTCAATTTTCCAAATTCAAAATGTGTAATCATTGCATCTAAAGTTTCTGATTCCATTAAATCTTTATCATAATAGTCCAAGTTTACGATATTAAGTTTTTCGATTTGTTTGTTGAAATCTGTCTTTTTATTTTGATTAACATTTTTGCTATAAACCCAATTTGTTGTAATCCAATTATTAGATAACCAGCCTGCTAAAGTTAAATTGTCATAGTAACCGTAATATTGTGTTTGAGCGTTAAAAAGATGAACAAATTTCCCTTCACGATTATAAAATGTATGAATAACATTTATAATCATCTTCAGTTCGAAATACAAAACAAACTTTTGGGTATTATCAGCTCCTATTATAAAATCGGAAATATCAGTCAAATCTTGTGGATATTCAGAAGTGATAATTTTGCATCCAGCGTGTTTTGCAAAATATCGATATAAATTCCGTTTTTCATTACTCCAGTTTGTTCCGTAAATTTTCTGAAAATCCAAATTGCCATTTTCTAAAAGCAACTCGTAATTTTTAAAACAATAAGTTACAAAAATATCGTAGGCGTCGTCGTGAGGTCTGGTCTTTTTGACATTACAATCGATACAAATTACTTCTGGAAATTTAAGGACATTATCTTTGTACGAATTTATTTGAGTGGCGCTTTCTTGTATGTAATAGCAATCAAATTTTTTCCCATAAGTTCTTTTTAAGTCCGAAGCCTTAAACTTATGTTCTTTCGAGTCTGCTTTATTTCCACAAATCCAACATTTTGCCATTCTTGTTTTCTTCTAATTTTCTCGATTTGACGATTTTTCTTGCATTACACACAACGTGATTGTATATGGTTTGTTGCGTGTTTTAATCACCTAATTTAGCAAATAAAAACCGAATAGAAAATCCGCGAGGATTTTCGTAAGTAGGCGAGAACTAGCAATAAATTATATACGGTGTTGGCAATAGTTTTTATTTTACTTTTCCCATTATTCCCTCGTTAGTGTTTTTGTCTATAAATCCGCTTTCCAATCCAGACTTATTATCCAAATTCTGGTGTTCAATTATATTTTCTCCGAATGAAAACTTATTCCTTATCTTTTTTAAGTCAAGTACTTTGTCAAAATAAATCCAGTCAGCTGTATTTTCAGACCAAGCTTTACCGAAAAATGTAATTCGTGTATTTTCCTTGATTAATTTTTTCGCTAAAAGTCTCAATTCAGCCGAACTAATTGAATTCGAAAAGTCAGAGAAATAGTTTTCAAATTCAATTAATTTTTCTCCGATTTCCAATTCATAATCAAGACAATCAACAACTATTCTGCTTAAAACTCCATTTAGGTCAAAAACAGATTCATAGGATTCTAATGTCCGACTTAAAGATTTTAGAATTTCATTTTTCGGATTATTTTTAATTTCAGAGTTTAAATCTGTTAATAATTTGTCTTTTTCTATACTGAAGTTTCTCATTTCAAATTATTGCCAACGTGTTTGTATAAGATTAGTTGCGTGTTTTAAGCACTAAAGTTAGCAAATAAATCACAGATAGAAAGTCCGCGAGGACTTTCGTAAGTAAGCTAAAACTAGCAATTAATTTTATACGTTGTTGGCAACAGTAATTTATCCGATTAGTGTAATCCAATCTCCAACATTGTCGAGCAAAAATTTTATTCCTCTTTTAAATATTTCTTTTCGACCTAATTCCAGAACTTCTTTAAGTAGAGGCAGACTTTTCTTTCTTACATTCGCAAAAAATCGACTAATCATTTTGACAGTAGTCTTTTTAGTCATTTTCGGAATATTGTCCTTAATTTCTTCCGCTTCTTTTATTAATTCGGCATTTTCCTCCTCATTGGCTTTTAGGACTTTGATTACATTAACAAAATAATTGTGTATGATTATTTGTTTGTCCAGTTCATATGGATTTATATCAGCATCTTCATCTAGAATTTCAAAATTTTCATAAAATTCGCGCTCATATTCATTCAGAATATTTTCTTCAGGTGTCCAACTTGCTTTATTATACGACCGGATTATATTAGTCCATTGTTCTAAAATAGTTAAAATCGACTTTTCTTCTGTAACTGCCTTTCTAGTTCCGATTACGGCACTATTAGTCGGATTGTAATCCGCTTTGAAAAGTATCTTGTTTTTATTATCCTGATAAGCGCTATGTATAAGAAATTGAAAGTCCGATATTTTAGATTTGTCTTTTATTAAAAGTTCCATAGGGTTGTCAGTTGCCAACTCTAAAATGTCACTATTTTTTTCCACAAATTGTCTTACGCTATTGTTTAGCCGTTCGACAGTTTGCACAAAAAGTAAAGAATATTGTTTTTTGTTTGTCATTTTCTTTTATTGTTGCCAACGGTTGTGTGTATGATTTCGTTGCGTGTTTAAGCACTAAAGTTAGCAAATAAATCACAGATAGAAAGTCCGCGAGGACTTTCGTAAGTAGGCTATAACTAGCAATGAATTATACACGTTGTTAGCATTAGTTTTTCTGTTTTTTTTGATAGACTTTGGATTTTCTCCATTTTTCTAGAACACCTACTTCGTTAAAAATGATTTCTCTATCAGACGAAATAATTGTTCGTCGCATAAAATTCCGATATGTAAAGTAATTCATTTTATGTTTTACAACACACGCAGTATCTGGCAAAACTTTCTTTTTATAATTAATCCTTATCAACATCTTTGGGGAAAGGGCGAATAGAATATTTTTATCGTTCATTAAAATTGGATTGTCTCCCAGAGGAAATTTAAAATCTTTTGACTGATAAATAATCCATTCCGATGAAAGCAAGGGAATTATTTGGGCTTTATGAAAATCAGAAGTAGAGTAATCATTTTTTAAGTCAATAAAAAGTTCAATTTTCTGCTTTCCTTTTTTATTATAATCGTCTATTAGACCATTGAAGTTTTTATAATGTCTTAGTATCATATCGGATATAAATGATGAAATATGCGTTTTCTCTTCAAGAGAATCAATTTCATTTTTTTCAATAATACTAAACAATGGTTCTTTAATTAGATTCTCCGAAGTAGTAAAGAAATTTTCAAAATCCAATACTTCATTTTCAGAGACGTTTGCCAATCCCATTCTTTTTTCGAAAAACACATCTTCGGTTTTTGAAGGTAAAATCTTATTCCCTTTTAAATTTAATGATTGAATTTTCTGATTTCTTGCGTTAGCCGATTTCCGATATTCGTGATTATGGTAGTAATCATGATTCCAATAAGCTGTCCAAAAACATGGATTATAATGATTCTTTTTAGTTATGGACATTCTATTATTGAAATTAATGCTAACGGTTTTGTGTATGATTAGTGGCGTGTTTAAGCACCTAATTTAGCAAATATAAACCAGATAGAAAATCCGCGAGGATTTTCGTAAGTAGGCGAGAACTAGCCATTAATTATACACGTTGTTGTGCGTAGGCTTTTTCTTTCTTTTATCCAATGTTGTTCGATTTCCCACGATTACATTGTTCACACAAAATCTGTAAATTTCTGTAAGTATTTGAACCTCCTTTTGAAAAAGGAATAATGTGGTCAAATTCTATCTTTTCTTGACTTCCACATTTAACACACTTTCCGCCATCTCTATTCCAAACTTTGTCAAGCACATCTTGAGGAATTGGTTCACGTTTTAAATCCGATTCATTTAGACTTGATAAAATTCCTTCTTCAATTAATTCTTTTCTGACTTGAGTTTTTAATTGCCTTCTTTTTTCCTTTTCTGATTTTTCGTTTTCTTTATCTAAAATTTCCTGTTTAAGTATTTCTTTAAGTTCGTTTTCTTTGGCAATTTCTTGTGCTTTTATTAATTCGGAAACTTTGGAAGCAATCAGTTCTTCGTGAAGTGGTAAAATATGTTCCTTAAAATGATTGAACCTTTTATTTTTTACTTTTCCAAGTTGTAGAAAAAGTTCTAGTTGATGTGTGTTTTGAATAAGAACGGTTCTTGCTTTTGAACCGTCGAAAGGTCCAACAATTCCAGCCATTTCAAGATTGTCTATTAATTTGCCTGCTCTATTATATCCTAATTTTAATTTTCTTTGAAGTAAAGAAGCTGAACCTTGTTTATGTTCGACAAGTATTCTCGCAGCTTCTGGAAATAAAGGGTCAAAATCAGATGAACTAAATTCAAACTTTGGTTCTGTCGATAATCTGTCGCTTATTTCTTGTTGAATATATTTTTGAATTTCTTCTTCGGTTAAATTTATCTGCTTATTTTCATCAAGTACATCTGCGATTTTTTGAGCTACAAATTCCTTTTTTGCATTTAAGTCAGATGTTTGATTAGTTCCAAAATTTTCATTTTCGGTGTTTTCCGATTTAGAATTTTTATTGCCTCTTAAAAAATCAAATATTCCCATTTTTATTCTTCAGATTGTTGGTTTGTCAGCTTACGCACAACTAGTTATATGACGACCAATATAATCATTATCCCGCTTATTTACGGGATAAGGTTACCTTTTGTTCTTTTTGGTCCAATTTTTTCAAGGCCTTAATGGCTCTGTCCAATGGACTTTTAATGTTTATTAAATCCTTCCTCGCAACATGCGTGTAGATCATGGTTGATTCTGGTCTGCTATCCCGTAAAGATAATTTTTTATAATACTATTGGAAAGTCGACTTGGTCACTATTAACTTATTGGAAAGGTGAAATAATGAGGGTTTAAGCTACTTTTTTCAGCAAATCAAAACACGGACATTTTTTACAACGTTTGTGTTCAGATTTTTTATACTTTTTGCAGCATTTGGACTTTACGTTACCAAGCGATTCCGCACCAGAAGATTCAAGAACTTTAAGACGTTCTTTCTTTAACTTTTTATTTTTCTTCTTTTTGCCCATCTTTAGTTTCCGTGTAAAACAGAAATCTTTTAATTTCCGTGGCAAAAATAGTTATTTATACTTAATCTAAATAAATTTTAACATTTTAGTCTCCAGGTGTTTCTGCGGCTGAGCTTATGGTAAGTTGCTGTATGTCTCTGTCAAATAAGTACAGACCACCTTTATCGTCGCCAATCATTTTTACTTTGTCTAAAATTGTTCTTGCCATAGCTTCTTCTTCAATTTGCTCGGCGACATACCATTGTAAGAAATTGTGGGTGGCATAATCTTTTTCCTGTAAAGAAATATGAACCAATTCGTTGATGCTTTCAGATACAAATATTTCATGCTCTAAAAGTTTTTCAAACATTTCCTTATAGGATTTATGATTTACGTTGGGTGCATTCAATTCAGATATATGGGCTTGCCCGCCACGTTCGTTTATAAATTTCACAAGCTTTAGCATGTGTTCACGCTCTTCGTCAGATTGGCTGTACATAAAACTAGAGATGCCTTCCAGTCCTTTTACTTCTGCCCAAATGGCCATCGCTAAATAGATTTGTGAAGATTCTGCTTCAATTCTAACTTGTTTGTTTAATGCGGCTTCTATGGATTTTGATAACATAATTTCTGTGTTTTATACAAAGATAGTTAAAACACCAATAAGGCGTTTGTGGGCTATTGCTTTTATTCACGGTATTTTGTAGTTATCTATTTCTTCTTCAGCTTAAAATTGAAAACAACAGCAACCTCTTCAGATAATTTATTCTTTACAACTTTAGGAATCTCTATCTCGAAGTCCGAAACCATAACTTTAAAACTGCCAGATATCATTATGTGATCAGCTTCCATTTTTAGAATTACGGGAATGGAATTCTGGGTTTTAGTAACACCGTGAAATGTGAGGGAGCCATTAATGGTCATTTTAGACTCGGTTTTACTTAAATTAGAAAGTTCAAAACCGTTTATATCCCCTTTAAATAGCGCTTTGGGATACGTATCAGATTCCGCATAGTTTTCGTTAAAATGCTCTTCCATCAAAGCATTTTTAAATCTGAAGGCTTTGACTAACGCTAAAGCTGCAAATTCACCATTTTCAGTATTTAGTATCGCGGTAACGGATTCATTTTTTGCGGCTACTTCTTCAAAAGAAGGCACGGAAGCCTCAAAGGAAAGTTCGCCGGTTTTGGTCAAATATCTATTTTGACTTGTGGCAATTGTGCCAGTTAAAAGCAGGAATAAACCTATAATTTGTCTCATAATACGCTAATTTTCCATTAATCCTTCGGCTTCCCATTGGATGACGAGGTCTATTAAATTTTGTGGTAATCTTGGGCCACCAAATGGCATTACAAACCCTAAATCTGTGGAAGAAATTCGGTTGATTAAGCCTCTGTTTTCAATTGCATCCTTTACATTGGCGTAGGTGGTCAATGGCATTGGTGCGCCGTTTACTGGTGGATTGTTATGGCAAAAAATACAGTTAGTATCAATGATGGTTTTGATATTGTCTTCATAAGTAGTCACCTCTTCAATGATAAGGTCTTCTGTTAAATCGTCTTCATTTACATACGAACAATTGTAAAGTGAGACTATTACTGGAATGTATATTAGAATTTTAAGTTTCATAGTTCTTCTCTTTTTTAAAACACCCGACTTAGGTTAAACCCAAAATAAATATTACCATCCGTCCAGTCTCCTGTCGCTTGGCCTAAAAACCCATTAGTATTCATGGCTTGGGCATTTGAGAAATGCATCTGAAACACGTGGCCGCCCGTTTCTAAATCGAAACCAATGGACAACGGATTTTTAAATGGTGAATTTTCTGCTCTATTTAAATGCCAACCATAATCGACGTTGATGGACCAGCGTTTCGCTAATTTTTGCCGTCCGCCAAACCCAATAGCATACTGTGAATTGTGTTGGTCTTTGTAAGCCACAAAATTGTCGTGAAAAAACGTCGGTGCTAATTCTAACGACAATTTTGAACTTACTTTTCTCGAGATTAGCACTTGTACGGTGTAACCTAAACGGTCTTTAAATTCTAACTTCGGTAAATTTTCTTTTTCTAATGCAGAATTTATAAGTACGGAATTAAAGCCAACGATGGTCAATGGGAATCCATTTTCTTTTTGTCTAACCAATCGATATTTTGCTGAAGCTTCATGAATTTTTTGAAACGAACTTCTAGAAACGCCAATGTTAACGGCATCGGTAATGCCATATACAAAATTCAGTCTGGTAACGGCGTCATCTAATCCAAAGAAACTGTCAAACCCATTCTTTATACTTCCAAAACGATGCGAAACAATAAAGGTTAACTCTTGCTTAGCCACGAGTTTTGTGGATTCAAAATTTACAACTTTCAAACCTTTAAAAGCGGCTGTAGCATAGTTAACTACAGAATCGGTGTCAATTTCACTGAGCAAATCATCGTCTTGAGCACTTAAAAAAAAGCATGACAATAGTAGTGAACATATAAAGGTATATTTCATGATGCTATTGGATATAAAAAAAGGGTTTTGGTCTCTTTTTTAGACTGCTTTAGTTTTTAATAAAACGTTTGGTTTCTACACCATTTTCTGTAGCGATTTTTATTAAATACAAGCCATTAATTAAGTTTGAAACATCAACTTGTAATTCATCACTAGAGTTAATACTCTGGCTTAAGACTTGCTTACCTAAAATATCATATATACCTATCGTTCCGTTAAGCACACTACGGCTAATAGCAATATGTAAAGTGGTTGAAGTTGGGTTTGGGAAAAGCTCTATTTGGCTGATGGTCTCAAAATCGTCAACACCAAGAGTAACCCAAAATGCAACACCATTTTGGGTGCCATCTCCATTATATTCAAAAGGAGGGGAAACATTTACAAACGTACCAGCATCCCACACGCCAGCTCCAACAGCTGTAGATTCCCTTTGGTGTCCTGCACTTCCCCATTGAATGTAATCTATCATGGCATTAGAAGATCCAAAACCTTCCGAATTTGTGGTATACAATCCAAATTCTCCATCTGCAACAGCAAAATTTATAGTACTTCCTATATTCACTTCTTCACCAGGCTCTAAGCTCGCTGTACTTGTCATATCACCTACTTGGGCATACATGGGAAAATTACAAAACCAATATCCAGAAATAGGGACATTACTATCCCCAAAGTTTTTTAGGGTAACAGAGTTTGTGGCTGGATCAAGTCTCAAGATTCTTACTTGAGCGGTTAAATTCGAAAAGCAAAATGTAGCGATAAGTAACAGTAATGCCATTTTTAGTGTGTAATTTGTTTTCATAATGTTTAAATTTAATTGGTTAATTTTTAGTATTAATAATAGTGCATTGGTCTAATTTTACTTGTTCTAATAAATCATCGTAGCCAATAACACGTCCTTTTATTTTTAGTTTTGTATCTTCTTCTATCGGAGCTTCTAAGGCTTCTGAAAACTGACAAAACACCTTGTCGTCTAAAGTAACTTCCATGGTATTCATTTCTGAAATGCTACCAGATACCTCAACAGTCTTATTTAGATATTTTGTTTCGGCCATTTTTAAATTACTCGAAAATTCATTACCAATAGCATTTGCCGTCATTACAAATGCTGCCGTTTCCTTTTCAATAGTTCTATGGTCTTGATAGATGTAATTGTAGGCAACAATTACACTAATAATCAGAATACCGAAAATGATAAGTTTTTTGAGCATTTTTAGTTTTTTAAGTTAAAATGGCTTCTGAGCCTCTGTACTGAGAAGCCATTTTCTACAAGTAATCAAATGCTTAACTCAATCCAATCAATAGGCGTTTGATACAGTGGAATATTTCTTTTTCATCTAGTTTTTTTGAAAAACCAATGTGTCGGTTCCACCATTTCCGCCACTAATATCAATAAGACTTAACGTAGTATTAGTATGGGACACCACATCCCAATCGTCGTTTAAATCTTCAAAATCATTGCTTTCTGCTACCGGGAAAAAGATATTAAAATCAATATCATCGTCATCACTACTGTCATCGCTGCTATTATTGCTATCCGTAACAGACCAAGTACCAGTATAAGAGGCAGTACCATTTGTTGCAGATAATGTTCCATCTGTGCTAAAGGTAAAGTTATAGCCGTTAAAATCATTTGTTTCATCACTGCCAGAATCGATATAACTTATAATGCTCCAAGTACCAGCTTCTACTTCAGTTTCAATTTGTGCAATTTCCTGTGAATTATCGTTTTGATTATTACCATCGTCATCCGAAGAACAGGTTGAAGACAATAAGGTAAAACTCATCATTAGTAAAATGCCATAAAAAAATTCTCTTTTCATAATTATTATATTTTAAGTTAAAAATTAGTTACAATCATTTTCGTAGCGTAAGCGATCATCATCGCCTACTCTTAAATCAATTTTTGTATCGTCACTACAGTTTTCAATCTCGTGCACAATCCAATTATTATTACATAATGGTAAACTAGGCACATCAATCAAAACCTCTAAATTATTTCCAAAACCACTAGCTGTCCATGTACCATAAACGGTTACAGTATTCCAACTAACAGATAGCGTTCCGTCCGTAAAGAAATTAAAATCATACCCCTCATAAATATCATCGTAGTCGGTAGCGTTGCGCTCTAATTTATCGACTTGCCAATTTGTACAACCCGTTAATAAGGTTTCAACTTGCGCAGGTGTGCAGTCGTCGCAATCATCATCGTTATAATCGTAATCGTCATCTTCATCGCAAGTATCTTGGGCATTTTCAATGGCGATTTCCAATGCGTTGAGGTTGTTGATAACAAGTTCTGAACCATCAGAAAGTATGACTGTAATAGGAAATTCTATAGTGATAATATCATCGTCGTCGATATCATCAATAAACCCATAAAGTTGTCCATCGTTTTCTAGGGTTA encodes:
- a CDS encoding DUF4238 domain-containing protein, whose product is MSITKKNHYNPCFWTAYWNHDYYHNHEYRKSANARNQKIQSLNLKGNKILPSKTEDVFFEKRMGLANVSENEVLDFENFFTTSENLIKEPLFSIIEKNEIDSLEEKTHISSFISDMILRHYKNFNGLIDDYNKKGKQKIELFIDLKNDYSTSDFHKAQIIPLLSSEWIIYQSKDFKFPLGDNPILMNDKNILFALSPKMLIRINYKKKVLPDTACVVKHKMNYFTYRNFMRRTIISSDREIIFNEVGVLEKWRKSKVYQKKQKN
- a CDS encoding HNH endonuclease, with the translated sequence MLDKVWNRDGGKCVKCGSQEKIEFDHIIPFSKGGSNTYRNLQILCEQCNRGKSNNIG
- a CDS encoding ferritin; protein product: MLSKSIEAALNKQVRIEAESSQIYLAMAIWAEVKGLEGISSFMYSQSDEEREHMLKLVKFINERGGQAHISELNAPNVNHKSYKEMFEKLLEHEIFVSESINELVHISLQEKDYATHNFLQWYVAEQIEEEAMARTILDKVKMIGDDKGGLYLFDRDIQQLTISSAAETPGD
- a CDS encoding YceI family protein, which translates into the protein MRQIIGLFLLLTGTIATSQNRYLTKTGELSFEASVPSFEEVAAKNESVTAILNTENGEFAALALVKAFRFKNALMEEHFNENYAESDTYPKALFKGDINGFELSNLSKTESKMTINGSLTFHGVTKTQNSIPVILKMEADHIMISGSFKVMVSDFEIEIPKVVKNKLSEEVAVVFNFKLKKK
- a CDS encoding DUF5777 family beta-barrel protein, with translation MKYTFICSLLLSCFFLSAQDDDLLSEIDTDSVVNYATAAFKGLKVVNFESTKLVAKQELTFIVSHRFGSIKNGFDSFFGLDDAVTRLNFVYGITDAVNIGVSRSSFQKIHEASAKYRLVRQKENGFPLTIVGFNSVLINSALEKENLPKLEFKDRLGYTVQVLISRKVSSKLSLELAPTFFHDNFVAYKDQHNSQYAIGFGGRQKLAKRWSINVDYGWHLNRAENSPFKNPLSIGFDLETGGHVFQMHFSNAQAMNTNGFLGQATGDWTDGNIYFGFNLSRVF
- a CDS encoding T9SS type A sorting domain-containing protein: MKTNYTLKMALLLLIATFCFSNLTAQVRILRLDPATNSVTLKNFGDSNVPISGYWFCNFPMYAQVGDMTSTASLEPGEEVNIGSTINFAVADGEFGLYTTNSEGFGSSNAMIDYIQWGSAGHQRESTAVGAGVWDAGTFVNVSPPFEYNGDGTQNGVAFWVTLGVDDFETISQIELFPNPTSTTLHIAISRSVLNGTIGIYDILGKQVLSQSINSSDELQVDVSNLINGLYLIKIATENGVETKRFIKN
- a CDS encoding OB-fold protein, giving the protein MLKKLIIFGILIISVIVAYNYIYQDHRTIEKETAAFVMTANAIGNEFSSNLKMAETKYLNKTVEVSGSISEMNTMEVTLDDKVFCQFSEALEAPIEEDTKLKIKGRVIGYDDLLEQVKLDQCTIINTKN